The Solanum lycopersicum chromosome 8, SLM_r2.1 DNA segment GACTTGTTAGTTATTTACATTATTGAACTCTCTCCCTGTCCCAATAAGTTAAACCCTTTCGGAGGTAGCTAGATTTACTAGTAAAATGGATTAGGTCATACAAAATATATACTCTCTTTCTGTCCATTTTTACTTGTCCACTATTGACTTGAGTTACTTCACATAACCCTCAAGGAACAACAAATGGAATGTCAATCTTACTGTATCACCCTTTGACTAATAGTTATAATAAGCGATAAATTATCTCGCAGTTTTCCAAattggacaagtaaaagtggatATCTGTTTCTAGTATAGTGGACGAGTAAAAGACTAAAAGCGGATGGAACGACTAGTTGACTCCCAATATAGTGAGTGTCAGACAAATGATAAAGATTAGTGACATGTCAAAGTGTCTAGTATATGATTTTATGTATGAGTATAGTTGAATTGTTATTCATATACTTAGCTTAACGTAGAGACCCCTGTTTCAAGGGAAAATATTGTTATATTGTATTGCAGCTTTCTAATCGTTTTTAGGTTCAGTGAAGAGAGACTTTCTTGTCTATATGCAGGTTTTACTGCTGAAGAAGAGTTGAAAATGGGTTCGTCTGTTGATGACATAaatgcctattcctacttgtaTCCTATTGAAATACCATCTAAGAAGTTCGCCTTCAAATGGTAAGCAATAGCTTTGTTACTAGGTCCTTGTCTGCTTTCCATTTGTCATGTttctttgaaattgaaaaaagaaaagaaaaccaTTTAGCCGGCGTTTCTGGtttgttatgtaattttataCTCAGAAACAATGGGCGTGATAATTTTAGACCAAAGAAGCCTAGACCTTTGAAATTCTAATGTATTTGTCATCAAACTTTGGAAGAAAAAACAAGATGCTAAGTAAACATTCAAATCCTTCTGTACATTTGAACAGTCCCAGAGGACTTTGGGGATACACTCTACTGAAATCCTATCCCTGAATTCAGCTTTAaagatctcatcacacaagtgACTACTTCCAGTTCTTTTCACTTGCCAAAAAAATCTGTATCCATTTGATGTCCAAATCCGCTTCTGTTCTGTATAGTACGTTTTCCATGGACACAGTATCTGCAGTTCACTTAACAACCATTTGGATTTGTTTGTTCTTGtggttttatttaatactatgcAAATGAGCTGTCCACATAATTTTCACCATTTGAAAGAAAACCTCTATTTTCATGCACTGCATCCTTAATTGTAGGAACCTCACTCTTTTATCTATTTGAAGGGTGGAAACCAGAAAATCGGAGCGGTATTCATCGGCTGCGCCACTATCACGTAAGTCGGTGTAGCTTGTCTCCCGTTTCCAAAAAGGAGATActaaaaatatactataattaTTTGGTATTCTGGTTGGATGTTAGGGAAGTCACTGAACTAGGTAAAAGTCCTAACCATGCGGCAAGTGTCTGTGAGCACCACTGCCCTATTATAGTCTACTTAGACATACTTCAGTTAtcccaaaaaaggaaaaagaacacCCGAGTCACAAcctttaaaaatatgttttttatctttgatttaatgtttttttttcatgtgttgACATATCATGCAGCTGATGCACGCCTTCGCATTGTGTCTGAACGAGTTGACATCATTGATAATCTCATCATTTCTGTTTCGGTAATTGGTCTTCTCCTGAATTGATTCTTGTTAATTTAGACCTTGTTTCCGTTCTTTCTTTGAGACTTGATGCAATATGTTTGTTCAGATAGGTCCTCCCAACTCACAGTTCTTGAAATCAAAGGAGAAAAGTACATGGAGTGCAAAGGATGTTGCTGATTCTGTTTTGTCTGATAAATCTGCTTTGGTAATTTACTCTATATTCCTTCTCCAAAATTGACTCTATGTCTCTAGAGGCAGCAAATACATAATTGAGTCTAGCACGTATATGATGTGGTTTTTGGTTTGCATATCAACCCCCAGCTGTTTGTTAGAATATGCTTTACTAGTTTATCAGATTTtcagcttcttcttcttctttgccAATACAATATGTAACGTACAGATTGTTCGGTTTGAGAATAAATGATACTCCCTCTGTCACAATTTATACACATTTCTACGGTTAGTAACAATTTAACTTCAAAATatccattttacccttaatgaaatgatttatagcCACACAAACATCTATCACTTATTTAAGACCACATGTTTCAAaagtatttctttctttcttcaatTCGGTGCCAAGTCAAACTAATTCATACAAATTGGGATGGGAGGGAGTAGCAATTTTGAACTGATAACCTAGCGAAACCAAATTAGTTGTTCATGAATCACAAAATTTCTCGTGAGAGATTTGGTTACATAAACTCTTATGCAGATGGCACATTGGTTGGATCattattcattgcatatattCTTCCACCGACTGCCTTATAGAACTTCCTGAAGTGCAGAGCCCATTCTTTATCCTTTTCTTTTGCATGACTTTCAAGATAAATCCATCATGATATCTGTGTGAGgtaacattttcatatgtttctACAGCGTGTAACCTCAACACAGCGATTGGCAGAAAGTTCACTTCTTGATGCACATGCTTCTGAAGTGAGTATCTTTTCACTTATGTGTAACTGTGTTATACATTTTCATGAATTATCATTTATGAGTTCTTGGGCCTACTTTGTGTTCGACATGCACTCAGTCAACTGTTCTCTTTTATAACAAATTAGATTGATGGTGAGTCCTATTGGTACTATGAATACCTTGTTCGGAAATCACCAACGAAAGCAGCAGTAAGTttcctctttaattttaaaaaatctaatccTAAATGATTTTCTACAATTCTCATATTTCACGTTGTAATATGCAGGCTCTAGAACCGAATCTTTTCCGCCACTATGTTGCTTCAACAGCTGAACGAGATGGTAAAATTGACTTTTAGTTAGTGATtatcttattttactttttgcacgcataattttttggtgaaaaTAGAAGTGTATTTTGTTAATAGGAGGTACTTTTTCCTTTTGGGATGTAACTATggtatttaaaatcataaacttGCTAGTTTCTCCTTTAGCTAGTTAatgcaatttttatgaaataactGTTTCATTAGCTTAGCATTCTTCAGGTGGAAAAGTTCATCTTATGTGTTAACTTATTAGTCATGATTTAGAGTGCTCCCTCCGTTTATTTCATGTAAACCTATTTGACTTGGCGGAGTTCATGAAAGAACGAAAGACATACATCTGACTTGTGGTCTTATACATTCCATGGCATAAATCATGTTATTAAGGGTAAACTAAGAACTCGaaaattaaattgtttctaaatatataaaagtgCCATTCTTCTAGAAACATACTAAAAGGAGAATGTAAAAAAGAGTGTCACATAAAAGGGAACAATGGGTACTAAAAATCTATTCCTTTTGGTTTGGTTTGTAAGCAAGTTATACTGGGACTATAATATGAGGATTGAATAATGACGGGATTCCTAGTGAATATACTTTTATTGATAGAATCTACAATAGGGAACAAGGTAGGTAGCGAGACGAGAAGTGGTTGGTGCAGATAATAGGAACAAATTTGTGCGATATTTCAGAATTTCCaagtaaaaaaggaaatatgTATCTATTTTGATCAGTCATGAATGCATGCAGAGAACATAAGAGAGCAAAGGAGGGGGCCGGATACTTAGAATCTCAACAAGTTAACTAAATCTATCAGTATAAATAAATGTGAGATCCCTATAGGCCATAGGGATAGATGTTCTGATGCTGCACCAGGAGGAGAAGCAGCCATCTGATGGTGTTTCCTTCCGCAAATGTGCGGTTTGTTCCGCCACTTGTCCCTTTACCTCCATCTTCTCCCCTACAGAGGTCTTCCCCGCTATCTTTGCACCGGTGTACTGACACCCACCCCGGTTCCTTCTGTCCCATCTGTTTCGATGTCTTCCTCCACAATCCTCCTCCGCCTCACCTCCGTTTTCTATGCTTAAAATGCCCCTCTATCTCACACCTCTCGTGCGTCCCTGATGTTGCTTCCTCCTTCCCTGGTTATGTGTGCCCTCATTGTTCTGACCCTAATTTCACTTTCTTCTATGTTACTCCCAATCATGCTAATAACACCGTTGAAACCAAGCCCCATTTGTCTAAACAGTTGGTCGCCGCTGCTACCAGTGCTTCTGAGTCTATCCGCAATACCGCCGTTATGGCCAGGTTTAATGCCGACATTAGGGTCAAGGAAGCTCTGTCAGCTAAGGCCGAAGCTGCCCAGGTTTTGTGTAGGCTAAAGAATCGGCTGGACAACCAAGATCAACTGCTTGGTTCCATATCAGATGACGATACAGGGGAAAACAGGATACATGGAGCAAAAGGATGCTTGTCTCAATCTTCAGATGCAGATGATTGCGATACCCTTGATGATTAGCTTGAGTAGTTGCAATTCTAAAACAATGCTAtataaggtttttatttttcattttctgttGTGTGGCTGCTGGCATCTTGCAAATACACTCTATTTTTGAATGCTCGGTTATTTGGGGGCTGTTCTTTGGTGAATAGAGGAATTGGAATTATTCATTCAACTGTATCTAGCTTACTGTTAATGCCTCTCTTTCATTCTACATTTTCAGTGTCTTGAGTTTTATTAGTTGCCATTTTTTCTTCACTGCCACTTTTCCTTTTCATACTACTTTGTTTTGCTTCACTTGAGCTGAGGGTATTCCGAAAACAACTTCTCTTCCTCCacgaggtaggggtaaggtctgcgtacactcTAACCTCTCCAAACCTCACTTTGTGTTTTTTCACtagtatgttgttgttattgtttggTATGAGCAATATCTACTTGGATAAACTTTTATTTCCAATTTTAATCTTGGTTTTCTTAACAGACTTTGGAAGAACAGTTTGGAGATGGGCAAATGTGtccttttgttattttatcCCGGGGTTGTTACTGATTTGGGGATGTTATCCCACATAGAGTGGGATATAAATAATACCACAATTGTGGTATAAACAATCGCAGAATTAGAAGTTCTACCAAATGCGGGATAAATTAATTCTAGATTTTATCCGGGGATTGTAATCACTTATCTTTGTAACCAAACAACCCTTTAAGATTTTCAGTTGATAGTCAAGAAGTTCTACCAAATGCGGGATAAATTAATTTCAGATTTTATCCTGGGATGTAATCACTTATCTTTGTAACCAAACAACCCTTTAAGATTTTCAGTTGATAGTCAAGAAGGGTTTTAAAAGGTGGCATACAAAAGGTGTTTATTTTCTGGTTTGATCTGGCTTCTTGGACATGACTGTTCATTATTCCTCAAGCATATATTGTTGGGTTGGTACGAGGGTAATTATGACTTCATTGCATTATACATACTATTCTTGCTTTAATGTTTACAGATTTTTGGTCTTTGGCCAAGAATAAAAGAATGTAAAAACATATTGACGACAATGACCAATCTTTTGGGTGTACATATTTCTGCTAACACACATGAATTTATGAGGTGCATATCTTATatcttgaattaaaaatattaagaatatgTTGTCATTCTGGTCTTAAAACTGTTTTCTATATTTACTTTGTCTAATAAACAATTGATAAAGCTAATAGAGTCTTTTTCAATAGTTCAGAAATATAAATGTATGTAATAAATTCAAGGTATGTTGCACCTTTAACCAAAGTGATGTGCTTTAGTAATTGCATCAGCATATTCCTACATAAGATATTGACGTAGTAATTAGAAGATGCGTCTTAGTAATTGCATCATCATTTTTTCTTGATGACTGAGAAATCGGTCTGGGCCCAACCCTTAGAACCAATTGAAGCCTTCAAAATTTGCAATAATGGGTCCGCTCCTCTACCCTTCTCCAGTTAAATACTGGGCTTAGTTCGGGTGATGCAGGTATCGAACCTAGACCTATGTTACAAGTCTCTCAACCTTTGCCTCTTGAACCATGTTCTTGGGGTGCATCAGCATATTCATATATTGACATAGTAACCTGACAACTGACAAGCTTATATTGAAATACATTTCAGTAGGTTTGCTGGTTAGCTTATTGGAGAATGCTTGTCATTTCAGGTTATTTGTATACTCTTAGTGCTTCCACTCTTGGCAAGCAATGGGAAAAAGTAAGTGGTTCTATCTTGTGATTTTCCTTTAGAAATTTATCAAGAACTTATAATATCACATAATGGTTATATTACTTAATTGTACATTACTCCAACATCTACCTTTACATACTTGATAGCATTACAAATATTTGCTCCTTTCTGTATATCATTGAAAATGCTGAAGAAATATAAGAAGTTCAGCTGGTGATTAGACCACAATGTTTGAGTCATCAAGGGCACAGTGCAATCTATAGATATTGTTTGTACGTTCCCTTACAAGATCCAATGAAAGACATTTTTCTAGTTGTGATGATCTATATCACTGAAGCCTTCTTGTTTTACAGGATCAGTTTATTGTTTCTTTAAACAACATTGATgcataagtttcttttttttttttttacatggaGGCATAAGATTCTATCATAAAGACAGCACTTCAGTGCAGTAAACTCCCAATATGCTCTGGGCAAGGGCCAAACCACATTGAGTCTATTATCCTTGTTGGTGTTTCTCAACGTTGGACCTCTGTGCTATATTATTCATGCTCGACTTGTCCGATCTCCCATTGGTTGAATGAATGAGTTGTGATCTCCTTATATATAGTCTTGGACATTTCTTTCCTCGTGAGCTAACATTTGGGGATGTATAGGCTCAAAGTTTATTTGTTAACACACACGCAAAGAGAAGGCAATAGATTCTGACCTCTGAATTAAAATTCTACATATCTTTTTCACTGCACACTTTTGGCATGACAAGGTTTTGCTATATGCAACAATTAAAATCCCATCTTAGAAAATTCCTCTCACCTTTTTCTTTTCCGCCCCTCTGACCCCCTCCAATATTTATGCTATGCTGTGAAATTCATTACATAGTTCTTATTCTGCAGATGGGACCCTCCTTGGAAAAGACCGTGGCATCTTTCCGACTTCTTCCTCCTACAGAAAGCTATGTCCCTCCGTACAAGGATCCGTGGAGGTTTTGGTGATTGCATTTCAAGGTGTGGTTTAGGATTAACATTTTGTCTCCAGATAGCAAGGAGTCAGAGATCCAAGTATGGTTAGCAAATGAGCAACAACATtgcaattcttttttatttgataaggaAAAATTAGTATCAAGCTGAGTTCGAACTTGCAACCAGACGTGTGCTAAGCAATATTGACATGATCTTTGTGTCAAATGCCAATGCAGCTGCTATACGTTTGTGAGACAACATTGTAATTTTTGGTCCAGTGATTACTACAAGTTCTTTTAGGGTCTCTTTGCTTGACAATAGATCATCTCCAGGCTTGAATTTTCTGCAGAATGCAGCAGCAGTTTGGATGGGAAAACCTGTTCTATGTAATCGTTATGTTTCTCTTATATGAAcagtattttttgaaaaaaatgaactcTTGTGTGCTTGAATGCAATTTTCTTCAGTCTGCTTTGGCAAAGCCACTCCTGCTATTAGTTTCAGCAAAACAAATGAAGCACATCTCTAAAAACTTTTTAAGGGAAGGGGTTAATGTTTCTATTTAACAGACGTAGTAACTAACAAGAACTTATTGAATCCATCGCTTGGGCTCATAATAAATTAGAAGTTGCTCTTGCTATTGAGCCGATAGCCAGTAGTTTGGGATGGTGGTTGATATAGTTCACTAATCTAAATTACTTGTGAGTTTACTATGTATGCATATCATGGAACACATTGTAAGCACGTAATTTATGCGCTAACGGAGACACCAGAAGTGCTTATAACCAAAATTGTCTAAAAAGTTCACTAATTTATCTTGAAAATACATTTCATTACCCCTCAATTCAACTTCAATTGTTTGGTAGTCTTCTTGTAAGGATACTTTCTAATAAATATCTCAAAGAgcacttttaaaataaattttgcatcATTATTAGTTTCAGCTTTttagtttataaaattaatttttatgctTAAAATGCTCTTTCATAAGCAGCTTTCAATTAATAAAGTCAGACGTGCTCCTACTTTTGTATGCAAATCATGCCAGCAAGTATTTCAATTATGtctgaaaattatttgatttcatGGATACTAGTGATATAATTATATGTGAATTTAGTTTAGATTTCAAATTTCAATCACTTTTACCTTTGTGTATTAAAATAGTTAGCAAGCCCAAATTATATCAGCATACATACAAGcttaatttgaagttgatattctaattttatggatgctttaaaatgtatataataaaGTTTACATGAAGCATTCTTGTCGGTTACAGTGACTGTTAAATTCAAACAGAGGAATTATTCTCATTCATAGTGACAGCAAAAACAGAAGAGGGGGGCTATTGTCTTGGGTGCAACTACTTTTCTTGAACCCAAAGTTCTGCGCTCACCAGAAAATAAGGGATCAGTAAAGAGATGCAGCTGTTTACATCCTTCAACTAAAAATACCTAGAGATGAACAAACATATAACAGTAAACTTGCATATATTTGAACCAAGAGTGTAATAATAACACCTATAAACATGCTCATTTATTCCTTCTTTTGAGCAAAGAATAATGGAATTTACAACTAATTAACGCCATCCAGGTGCAGCAATGAGGTCTTCTTTCCTAGTTCTCTGGTGGTTACAGGTAGAGGATGGTTATGGGGGGGTTGTTCTAGACACCTAGGCTACTATagaaagaataaatatatatacactgTCGAAAACCTTATCTTAGTCTTGCGATGTTGTTGAATATTCGAATAGAAGACGTTTGGATGGAGTAGACTGTAAAAGCACCCGGAGCCGGCTTGTCAGCTGATATATCAAGGTCCATTGCATTGCCATCTCAGAATCCTTCATCTGCCTTACGACAGAGGCCTGAAAAACAGAGATGAAAAGCCTTTGGTTTCTGATAAATGGGCAAGAAATAATCAAACATAAAACTGCAGTATGACTAGATGGAAAGTTGCAGATAAATGGTGTCTAGCACTGAGCTATACTGTTCTCTGTTCCTTTGTCGCTACTCTGTAAAATAAACACTAACATTTACTAGGTGGTATAATTCAACTGGAAATGACATTGGCCCAACAATTTTCTGATACATCATCCGTGGAGGTTTACTGAATACACAGTGCATTTTTCTTGATAAGTGTACAAGAACATAACTCACCAAATTATGCAAGCAGGTTAAAAGGGGCAGGGCTACAAACACCTATTTGACCTATCTAATGGCATGGAATCTAACCACTTTGACACGTTTTTTCTCTCTATGAAGTATAATAggcttgtttttttattttaatatagatGATGTAGTACTATGTATAAAAATACAGTACAAGACATGGAACAATTTTGGCTACCGTAAAATATTTCTAAGAAACAAAGACAAGGACATGGACATGGACAGGGTTTTCTCAATTGCATCGTTTTGAAGGTTGAGTATTCTCTGTATCCATTGCTTACTCAATGGAAAAAAGAATTTGTAGTTTTTCCAAGACAGGTTATGCTAGGGCTGACACAACTGCACTTCACAGAAAACAAATCACACCAAAATTCTCTTCcaaatcttcatattttctGACAAAATTGAGCATATTCACAATCTCCCATGACAAGTGCTAGTCAACTCTGGCATAATATCATGgatttaatattcaatagtaATCTTTTTTctgttattaattaaattttataaactgAGAATTAAGGGTTGAATGTCGCCCACTAAAATGAGAGCGGTAAGCATTAAGCAAACACTGAAATGGGTTGTGACTGTAGAACGTTTCTCCCTGTTGTATCTACTTCACAGTCCAACAATAGCATTTGCTCTGAATGGAAGATGattctttgaactatgttttttCCTAGGTAAGGAAGGATAAAGGAGAGAGATATGGACTGCATTACTTCACTTGGGGCCCGTTTCGAAGAATAATGTGGAATTGGGTGTCATTACACAGTTTTGGTCATTGACGAAAAGCAATTACACTCATGATGGACTCTGGTGGACAGTTGTAATAGGATGATCAGAAGACAGTTGTGGAGTGAACTGGTGGCTAGCAGAAACAATGGGGAGGGCCCCTTCAATGTCACTAGATTTGCGGCAGCAAGGGCAAACTGCCATAGATTCTCAGGAGCAGTGTCTGAATTCTCTGAGACTATTAATGACCTGGAGCTAGATGATCCTCCTTTATTTGGAGGACCATACACTtgaaaaggggggggggggtgatcATAAAAGTGCCTCTAGGATTGACAGATTATAGTACTCAGCTGACTAGGGGAACTGTTTCCTACTGATCAAGCAGTCTTTGTTACCTAGAATTGATCAAATCATAATCCTGCTTCTAACATGTGGAGACTGGAATTACAAGAAGACCtacttcaaatttgaaaattagtAGCTAGAGGTAGAAGGATTCAAAAGAAGATTTGGCATGGTGGTTGGCCTTCCCTAACAGGGGCAGACAAGCCTTCATTCTAGCAAGCAATTAAAACTCCTTAAGAAGTAACAGGGGAGACTGGAAACAGAAAAAAGAAGTGACCCTACAACAGTTGAAATCTTGGGAAGCAATACAGGAGAACAAGAGCCTGATGAGTTAGTCCAGAAAACTCACTTCGCTGTGGAATTTGAAGAAATAGCAATAAAGGAGGAAATTGCCTGGAGACAAAGATCAAAAGTTCAATGGTTGAAGGATGGGGACAAGAACACCAGGGTCTTCCCACAAGTTTGCAAATGCTCATAAAAGGTACAACTCCATAGATGCATTGGAAGTCGAAGGATCCATCACTAAAATGCCTTCAATTAAAAATGCAATTCAAAGTTTCTACCAGACAAAGAAACAAAAGGATGGAGACCTGTGATCTCAATCTCCAAGGAATAAGAGTGATCTCTACTAAGACTGGTCAACGGCGTACCGATACCGTTCCGGTTCGGTTGCCTAGGGGACAGGACGAGATAGTCTGAACCGGTACAcggaacgggacggaaccgtGGTTTCGTACCGGTTCATCCCGGTTACGGTCCGGTCCGGTCCGATTCCGATCCgatttacttaatatatattaatttttttatattttatataatttatatttatattttctataaattatattttatattttatgtaatttctatatattttatatttatattttttaatttttgtaattgttttatccttatttcaatttaatttttttaaaattacaaattttatttatttaatattcacaaGACACAAGTTATAaatttaacttataaaataaatattaatgaatataagtactaacttataaagtataaacttcaaaagatttaaattttgattaacaacaaaaaaaaaattaataaaatatccttaaaataaacttaagtaaaaaattatagtataaatttaaaaactattaatttatacttaaaaaaataaaaaaaataataatattttcgtAATCCCAAAAAATATCGTCCCGTTCCATCCCGGTCCATTCCGGTTCCATCCCGGTATATagtggaacgggacggaaccgaTTATTCATCCTGGTAAATCCggtccggttcatcccggtacCCGTCAACATACCGGTCAACAGGTTCTGTTCCGGTCCGGTGAACCGGTTCCGgtccgttgaccagtcttaATCTCTACAAAGATCAGGAGTGGTTACAAAGGAGTTTTGAGGAAGAGGAAGTGTGGAGGAGCATCAAGTCTTGTGCAGTTGATAAGGCTCCAGGCCCAAATGGCTTCATACTAAACTTCTTTCAGACATTTTGGAATCAGGTCAAGGAGGACATCGTGGGAACATTGCAATATTGAGTCTTGATGCCACCTTTGTGGCCCTTAATCCAAAGAAGGCTGGAGCAGTAGAGTTAAGAGACTTTAGGCCTATTAGCCTAATCTCTGGGGTGTAACAGATAATTGCCAAAGTTCTAACAGAAAGAATGAAGAGAGAAATGGACAGTCTGGTAAACAAACACCAAATGGCTTTCACAAAAGGACTATAGATGCAATTTTAATTGCAAGTATACTCAAGATCTAGAGGGGAGGTGGCTGGCCTGATGTGCAAATTGGACCTGGAAAAGCCTATGGTCATATTAATTGGGATTAGAGGCTATCTTCTAAACACTCTCATACATATGGGTTTTAGGGACAAATGGTTGAAATGGATAGACTTTGTATCAAAACTGTTAGGTTCTCCATTCTGGACTATTGCCATCCTCCTGGTTTTTTTTCACTCAGATAAGGGGAGGTGGGTGAGGGGATCTGGAGATTTGCACTTGCTATATGCAGATGatgctattttattttgtgaatcTAGAGTGGAACAAGCTACATAGAGTCTTGCTAGTAGTGTTTAAAGTTGTATCTGGGTTAAGAGTGAACGGGAGGAAGAACAATATGTATCCTGTCAAAGAAGTGTTCTAACATTCAGACCTTTGCTAGCATTCTTGGGAAATTGAGAATTTCAGGTGAAAGACTAAAGGTCCCTGTTCCATtaatttttaactaatttttaggAAATTAAGAAATAGGTACAATGCTAGCCTACCACCTTCATGTAGTAGGGTAGCAAAATccatatatatgtacatatatatatatatatatatatatatcatatcatatcatatatcatatattcatataaagGAGAACCCTAGGCCCGCCTATGTGGCGCCAccacaagcaagaatttccttttaaatttatttatttccaaaactagccttcctctttcatgaaaagatgtgacttttatgaaaagttgtgacttaaATAAAGTGTTGCGATTTTCATtaaaagttgtgtcttttatgaaaagttgtcactataatgaagagttgcgactgttatgaaaagttgtgacttaaataaaaagtagcgactttaatgaagagtgactatatgaaaagttgtgacttttatgaaaggttgtgaactTTCAGAAGGAttgcaacttttccaaatagttgtaatctttctgataaggcacaataaatagTTGTTTAaactaccctttgttgtctataaatagtgggatttcctctcatttgcaaacaacaaaaattctgatcttcttcttcttctgcaaaattaaatatttgtgtaatttgCTCATGTTTCAACTTACTAACAAAAtagtttttgtatcaataagttggtgaataaaattgTTCCATCATGCGAGGATGTAATTCTTTAAACCTCTGGTATTGGAGGGGGATAGTTTTCTTAAGGAGACATTATGCATTTAGTGGACTcgattttttcctttctatttcattctatttttacatatccTGGTATGTTTTATTACTCTCATTAATTTATGTGTATgctattaattgttttttttccaatacatgttttaaactctGCTTTTATCTTTCTTTAAAGCTATTGTCTCCGattatattgaacatatatgcatatattacatatattcattgtgcagaaaataattattgtactcGGTTCCAAGAATTTATGTTTTGATAAtctatataacatttttaatataaaattactaTATATAAGCTTATATATTGTCAATATTTACATAGACATGAAATTTCGcacttatcaattgaagaaattcattatgcaagtttaaaagttataatttcttTCATGTTCAAGcgtaatttctttttgaaatatgttaacaaatttttgaatttctccTAAgacatcacaattatatatatgcaacttaaatgtttctttatatTACGAAAtgtctttgtatatatattctaattttcatcttcatttttttaaatgttgattaa contains these protein-coding regions:
- the LOC101249944 gene encoding psbP domain-containing protein 5, chloroplastic; the encoded protein is MAATALLSSPPLPSSSNHSILSTPLKKQSKILWNQKKCGKFRVCSEFCKEPTSQYGVSRRDLTFIALSSSLSLIFPFSGFTAEEELKMGSSVDDINAYSYLYPIEIPSKKFAFKWVETRKSERYSSAAPLSPDARLRIVSERVDIIDNLIISVSIGPPNSQFLKSKEKSTWSAKDVADSVLSDKSALRVTSTQRLAESSLLDAHASEIDGESYWYYEYLVRKSPTKAAALEPNLFRHYVASTAERDGYLYTLSASTLGKQWEKMGPSLEKTVASFRLLPPTESYVPPYKDPWRFW